The following are encoded in a window of Torulaspora globosa chromosome 4, complete sequence genomic DNA:
- the PAI3 gene encoding Pai3p (ancestral locus Anc_6.245) — MSDFFKQAKDKLTGDTNVANEHLKKLSSKYQPTAEEQLQTRERNEQAYSTLIGAGQKHKDASNERGSNQVRLQ; from the coding sequence ATGTCAGACTTCTTTAAACAGGCCAAGGACAAGCTCACTGGCGACACCAATGTTGCCAACGagcatctgaagaagctttcgTCAAAGTACCAGCCCACCGCCGAAGAGCAACTCCAGACGAGGGAGCGCAACGAGCAGGCATATAGCACTTTGATAGGAGCTGGGCAGAAACACAAGGATGCCAGCAACGAAAGGGGATCGAACCAAGTGCGGCTTCAATAG
- the GRE1 gene encoding Gre1p yields the protein MANLLNKFKEKLEGDDHHDRDDRDNEGFEQGEGVTEHHRGIRQGTRRKQEESDRSELYSGTSQGYEGVPSEDTGAYMHSGNTGRDRDSSRAETNLGGDRDMMEEADADTFTSGQGQQARRGMAKDWSQQSGSYNAEQSGSYSSGTGMGSGRGSGNEEMMGSDRGGGNW from the coding sequence ATGGCAAATCTATTGAACAAGTTTAAGGAGAAGCTAGAAGGCGACGACCACCACGATCGCGACGATCGCGACAACGAGGGCTTCGAGCAGGGCGAGGGCGTCACTGAGCATCACAGAGGCATCAGACAGGGAACCCGCCGCAAGCAGGAGGAATCTGACCGCAGCGAACTCTACTCGGGCACCAGTCAAGGGTACGAAGGCGTGCCCTCGGAAGACACCGGTGCTTACATGCACTCCGGCAACACGGGCCGCGACAGAGACTCGTCTCGTGCCGAGACCAACCTTGGAGGTGACCGTGACATGATGGAGGAGGCCGACGCCGACACTTTCACTTCAGGCCAGGGCCAGCAAGCCCGTAGAGGTATGGCCAAGGACTGGAGCCAGCAGTCCGGCTCCTACAACGCCGAGCAATCGGGATCGTACAGCTCTGGTACCGGCATGGGCTCTGGCAGGGGCTCTGGTAACGAAGAAATGATGGGTTCCGACAGAGGAGGCGGAAACTGGTGA
- the HOT1 gene encoding Hot1p (ancestral locus Anc_6.243) yields the protein MSDLNHALTAEPTTGIGGVDSGNRIGAGGVVSTAGDRGTGLIHDDSKVVPGTAMPPRFAVDDSGRGALGIPAAATPGDSLALGLDLSLVPESLGKTSITNGNEANRNTAMANSGGSSTIPTPIAMSNGATVSVEGSNAGTNKASTMSGLRSSMHSSHSSPIMSSDMSANTLRMFQRMDEISARLIAMEEVFQKLCKSVDEQNATIKDLKHENAQMSKELSGQISALSMQQEQKNETGLQDTFVTDLLNSITNVSSAYLRRMRPPNRNKISQSSVRPVSSMNDVSTLNHNLNGVEFAESNGLHGDASQFRNFNDRQTGHATFTLNPNGIKRRKKNTASGENLMSSGLNSSNVASGMQSYKDLTSLNAFGTISLPNLTLDHTGMTPLLKGGNNPLSSTRLQDQLHNPSQGQPGGIPLQANHITDPLKGQPTIDDGENRRTQDEDDDGYQEDDDDDNDSDGSDDDEGDEGDEEDEDDVADAGRTDARRQGASTQPNYETATVLTDNKGHHWDSTAFSNKHLSSKNERVPAKDGESDLSCRGNKPRKDDSKRNDASDVHDEDYTLLKAPSNVQTIWEEYTVGIGGNPPIKKLEEQFGNKWRLNRNRKTFARRKRLYKFILNGISKGKTAEEMIKILEERRLYKDENGEVKRRTIGWLQQSLTGI from the coding sequence ATGTCTGATCTAAATCATGCATTGACCGCCGAACCAACGACAGGGATTGGTGGTGTTGACAGTGGTAACCGAATAGGTGCCGGTGGGGTTGTTTCCACAGCTGGTGATCGTGGCACGGGATTGATTCATGATGATTCCAAAGTGGTACCAGGGACAGCGATGCCTCCGAGGTTTGCGGTTGATGACAGCGGCCGGGGAGCACTCGGTATTCCCGCAGCTGCCACCCCAGGGGATTCGTTGGCACTTGGATTGGACCTCTCTTTGGTTCCTGAAAGTTTGGGGAAAACCTCCATTACGAATGGGAATGAGGCGAATCGCAACACGGCAATGGCGAACTCTGGTGGCAGTAGCACAATTCCAACGCCgatagcgatgagcaacGGCGCTACTGTGTCTGTCGAGGGCAGTAATGCCGGAACCAACAAGGCATCGACGATGTCGGGACTGCGATCTTCGATGCACTCTAGTCATTCATCGCCGATCATGAGCTCAGATATGAGTGCGAATACATTGAGGATGTTTCAAAGGATGGATGAAATCAGTGCAAGACTGATAGCCATGGAGGAGGTGTTTCAAAAGTTGTGCAAAAGCGTCGATGAACAAAATGCAACGATAAAAGATTTGAAGCACGAAAATGCGCAAATGTCAAAAGAGCTGTCGGGTCAAATTAGTGCTCTTTCTATGCAGCAGGAGCAGAAAAACGAAACTGGTCTTCAGGATACGTTTGTCACTGATCTGCTCAATTCCATTACCAATGTCAGTAGCGCAtatttgagaagaatgagGCCCCCGAATAGGAATAAGATTTCTCAATCGAGCGTCAGACCCGTGTCGTCAATGAACGATGTGAGCACGCTCAATCACAACCTGAACGGAGTTGAGTTTGCGGAGAGCAATGGCCTACATGGAGATGCAAGCCAGTTCCGTAATTTCAATGATAGGCAGACCGGGCATGCAACATTCACTTTAAATCCGAATGgaatcaagagaaggaaaaagaaTACCGCTTCGGGTGAAAACCTGATGAGTTCAGGCTTGAATAGCTCAAATGTAGCGAGTGGCATGCAATCCTACAAGGATTTGACATCGTTGAACGCTTTCGGCACGATAAGCTTACCGAACTTGACATTAGATCATACCGGCATGACACCGCTTTTGAAAGGTGGTAACAATCCTCTTTCATCCACTCGACTGCAAGATCAGCTACACAATCCAAGTCAAGGACAACCAGGTGGGATACCGTTGCAGGCCAACCATATAACTGACCCTCTCAAGGGCCAGCCAACGATCGACGATGGAGAGAACAGAAGAAcacaagatgaagatgatgacgGATACCAGgaggacgatgacgacgacAACGATTCGGACGGcagcgatgacgacgaggGCGACGAAGGCGACgaggaggatgaggatgaCGTAGCCGACGCTGGACGAACAGATGCGCGTAGACAGGGCGCTTCCACTCAACCCAATTACGAGACTGCGACAGTCCTGACTGACAATAAGGGCCACCATTGGGACAGCACGGCATTCTCAAACAAACACTTGTCCAGTAAGAATGAAAGAGTTCCCGCCAAGGACGGAGAAAGCGATTTATCATGCCGTGGCAACAAGCCAAGAAAAGACGACTCAAAACGGAATGATGCCTCGGACGTCCATGATGAAGATTACACCCTCTTGAAGGCTCCTAGCAACGTGCAAACCATTTGGGAGGAGTATACGGTCGGCATAGGTGGAAACCCACCAATAAAAAAACTCGAAGAGCAGTTCGGCAACAAGTGGAGATTAAATCGGAACCGAAAGACGTTTGCTAGACGGAAAAGATTGTACAAATTCATCCTCAACGGCATAAGCAAGGGCAAGACAGCTGAAGAGATGATaaaaattttggaagaaagaaggTTGTACAAAGATGAGAACGGCGAAGTGAAGCGTAGAACGATTGGCTGGCTGCAGCAAAGCCTTACTGGCATCTGA
- the DDR48 gene encoding DNA damage-responsive protein 48 (ancestral locus Anc_6.244) — protein sequence MGLFDKVKQFAGDNNGNGDGGENNQGNSDLVDRVERFAGKERVDQFKSSIGSENFNKLEETVRGHFSKASINDGGYNSSNQNSSYGENNTYGSSKKNSHGEDAYGSSNKKNSYGEGTYDSSDNYGSSNKNSYGNDNEGYGSSKNNSYGSSDNFGSSNKKSSYGGDDNYGPSKNNSYGDGNYGSSNKKSSYGNEKDKYGSSENYGSSKKNSFGNDNENYGSSKKNSYGDESYGFSKKQNSYGDDTHSSSENYGSSNKKNSYGNDNDDYSPSKNNSYGDNNYGSSNKKSSYADKDNYGSSKNNSYRDDSRGSSKKNNSYGDDTYRSSDNYGSSNNQGSYGKDTYGSAKKKSDGEDPHGSSKKNSYGCDNYGSSNNQSPYGTDNDTYGSAKKNFHGGDSHGSSKKNSYGNDTYGSTDNYGSSNKKSSYGGEDDRYGSSNMESSYGDDNYSSINKKNSYGDSTYGSSNNQKNSYGSSNAGNSYGNESHNSSSSKQKSSHKKKQSDDESYNSYSQSSETYGSSQNAQSSLGNTGNYAGSSDQIYQSGKSSDPSRNQDSYSRSSDNNRFSDNSGAYGDNNNSYRSSGDDYTSRQNKNSYGNNDSYGSSNDYYRSSDKSSGNNVRNNDTHGSSYGNDGFNDSSNANYGSGNVGRDSYGADNGTYNSTGANRGYNRGDNW from the coding sequence ATGGGTTTGTTTGATAAAGTCAAGCAATTCGCTGGTGACAACAATGGTAATGGTGATGGCGGTGAGAACAATCAAGGGAACAGCGATTTGGTTGACCGGGTTGAACGCTTTGCTGGTAAGGAAAGGGTAGACCAATTCAAGAGTAGCATTGGTAGTGAGAACTTTAACAAGCTGGAAGAGACGGTCCGTGGCCACTTCAGCAAGGCCTCCATCAACGATGGTGGCTATAATTCATCCAACCAAAACAGTTCGTACGGTGAGAATAATACCTACGGctcatccaagaagaactctCACGGTGAAGATGCCTACGGATCTTCtaacaagaagaactccTACGGAGAAGGCACATACGATTCTAGTGACAACTACGGTTCCTCCAATAAGAACTCATATGGCAACGACAACGAGGGCTACGGTTCATCCAAGAACAATTCCTATGGCTCTAGCGACAATTTCGGTTCctccaacaagaagagctcaTATGGCGGTGATGACAATTACGGTCCATCTAAGAACAACTCCTACGGTGATGGTAATTACGGTTCctccaacaagaagagTTCGTATGGCAACGAGAAGGACAAATACGGTTCTAGTGAGAACTACGGttcctcgaagaagaattcATTTGGTAACGATAACGAGAATTATGGTTCATCCAAAAAAAACTCCTACGGCGACGAGTCTTATGGCTTTTCCAAAAAGCAGAACTCTTACGGTGACGATACACACAGCTCCAGCGAGAACTACGGTTCctccaacaagaagaattCATATGGTAACGACAACGATGACTACAGTCCATCTAAGAACAACTCCTACGGTGATAATAACTACGGCTCctccaacaagaagagTTCATATGCTGATAAGGACAATTACGGTTCATCTAAGAACAACTCTTATCGTGACGATTCCCGCGGCTCTTCTAAAAAGAACAACTCTTATGGTGATGATACATACCGTTCTAGTGACAACTACGGTTCTTCCAACAACCAGGGTTCATATGGCAAAGACACCTACGGTTCAGCTAAGAAAAAGTCCGACGGTGAAGACCCCCACGGTTCTTCTAAAAAGAACTCCTACGGCTGTGACAACTACGGTTCTTCCAACAACCAGAGTCCATATGGCACAGATAATGACACCTATGGTTCAGCTAAGAAAAACTTCCACGGTGGAGACTCCCACGGTTCTTCTAAAAAGAACTCCTACGGTAATGACACATACGGTTCTACGGACAACTATGGCTCTTccaacaagaagagctcCTATGGGGGGGAGGATGACAGATATGGTTCCTCTAACATGGAGAGCTCCTACGGCGATGACAATTACAGCTCAATAAACAAGAAAAATTCTTATGGGGACTCTACATATGGCTCATCAAACAACCAAAAAAATTCATATGGCTCCTCCAATGCCGGCAATTCGTATGGAAACGAATCACACAATTCTTCCAGCAGTAAGCAGAAATCTTCCCACAAAAAGAAGCAGTCCGACGACGAATCCTACAATTCTTATAGCCAGTCCAGTGAAACTTACGGTTCCTCTCAAAACGCTCAAAGCTCTCTCGGGAACACTGGCAATTATGCTGGCTCTTCTGACCAAATATACCAATCTGGAAAGAGCAGCGATCCCTCGCGGAATCAGGACTCGTACAGTCGCTCCAGTGACAATAATCGTTTTTCGGATAACAGCGGGGCTTATGGAGATAACAACAACTCTTATCGTTCTAGCGGTGACGATTACACATCTCGTCAGAACAAAAATTCCTACGGGAACAATGACTCGTATGGTTCGTCCAACGACTACTACAGATCTTCTGACAAGAGCTCCGGAAATAATGTCAGAAACAACGACACCCATGGCTCCTCTTATGGAAACGATGGCTTCAATGATTCGTCGAATGCCAATTACGGCTCCGGTAATGTAGGTCGGGACTCTTATGGTGCCGATAACGGCACCTATAACTCTACTGGCGCAAATCGGGGTTACAATCGTGGCGATAACTGGTAA